ATGGAGCCGATCTTCGAGGCGGATTTTCGTTCCGCCTCGCACGGCTTCCGCCCGAAGCGTTCGGCCACGCAGGCGCTCGAGCGTCTTCGAAAGCTGGGCGCGAAGGGCGGCGATCATGTGCTCGACGCCGACATCGAGAGCTATTTCGACAGCATCGACCACGAGAAGCTGATGCGACTCGTGGAGCGGCGCATCTCGGATCGTCGGGTCTTGAAGCTGCTCCGGCAGTGGCTCCGTGCGGGTGTGATGGAGGACGGGAGCGAGATGGCGAAGCTCAGCGGTACGCCGCAGGGCGGTGTCATCTCACCGCTGCTGTCCAACATCTACCTGCACGTTCTCGATGAGATGTGGGAGGACCGGTACGCCCATCTGGGCGTGCTGGTGCGGTACGCCGATGACTTCGTCATCGTCTGCCGCACTCGCGCAGCTTGCGAGGAAGCCGAACGCAAGGTCCAAGGGATCATGCGGCGGCTGGGGCTGACTCTACACGCGGAAAAGACGAG
This is a stretch of genomic DNA from Acidobacteriota bacterium. It encodes these proteins:
- the ltrA gene encoding group II intron reverse transcriptase/maturase gives rise to the protein MRYLQRRLWVAAKRSPKRRFHALYDRVYRSDVLWAAWKRVKRNKGAAGVDAQTIDAIVRAGVGDFLKDLQSELRDGTYRPKAVLRRYIPKPDGRVRPLGIPTVRDRVVQMAVKLVMEPIFEADFRSASHGFRPKRSATQALERLRKLGAKGGDHVLDADIESYFDSIDHEKLMRLVERRISDRRVLKLLRQWLRAGVMEDGSEMAKLSGTPQGGVISPLLSNIYLHVLDEMWEDRYAHLGVLVRYADDFVIVCRTRAACEEAERKVQGIMRRLGLTLHAEKT